The DNA segment AGGTGCCGTCCTGCTCGGTGAAGTAGGAAGCGCCCCAGTAGATGGCCCACGCATAGGCAAACAGCCAGATCAGGTGGGTCATGTTGCGACGCAGCTCTTCACGCGGGGTGATGGCAGCCAGGTTGCGGTCACGGGTCTTCCAGATGTAGCCCCACAGGATGGATGCCGTGGTAACCTCGAGGACGATTTCCGTGTACAGGAAGTTCATCCAATAGGTTTCGAATTCCGGAGCGAAAGAGTCAAGGCCAGCGGACCAGCCATAAACACCTTCGTACCAACGAACCCACATGTAGAACACCGTGTAGATGGTGAACGCGAAGGCAAGCCACTTCTTGTCGAGAAGCGGCTTATCTGCGACGCTCACATCGCCGATAGCGGTTGCAGCCATAGTGCTTTACCTCATTGTCGAAATTAACATTGAATGCTGCTCATGACTCGGAAGTCGCGGCAACCCTCTCTGCGTTCTTCCCTGGCACGGCAAACCCTGACAAGGTTCGCCCCCCTGGTCCCGAGGTGTGCGACACTTTGTCACACCCCCCTACCCCTGTCAAGACGACAAAACCACGAATTTTTGTTGCCATTTTCCAACGGCGGCTCGGTTTCCGACGGCGATTTCCGGGCACGGGGCGCGCATGCGCTACCCAGTGATCGGCTTCGTTTTTATACTGGCAACCTTCGTGCTGGCATCATGCAATTGGCTGATACCGGCGCCTGCCAATTGCTCACGAGGGGTTGCTACCGAGCTCATGACACGCACAATTCTTTTTCTCTTATGCCTGTGTTCTCAGGCGCTCGCCGCACCAGCACCCGGTGCGCGCCCGGCCGCCGCCATGCTGGCGCGCGCTTGCTCCGGTTGCCACGCTGCCGTTGACGAGCGAGCAGGCCCGGCGGTGCGGTCATTCTCAGGCATGCGGCGTGATCAGTTCCTCGGGGCCATGCGCGGATTCAAGTCAGGAGAACGCCAATCATCCATCATGAACCGCATAGCCAAGGGCTATCAGGACGCCGACTTTCAGGCCTTGGGAACCTACTATGAATTACCCTGACCGGCGGTCGGCGACACCCATGAACCGTCGCCAGTTTCTGGCGGTCTCCGCGGCGCTCGGATTAAGCGCCTGCAGCCATGGCCTTCGCTCCAGCCGTAACGCGGCTAAAGTGGTGGTCGTCGGCGGCGGCTATGGCGGCTCGACCGCAGCGAGGTATCTCAAGCTGCTTGCGCCTGAGATTGATGTCACCCTGGTGGACCCGGAACCGGCCTACCTCTCCTGCCCAGGATCCAACGAAGTGCTTGCCGGTTGGCATGACATGGCCTGGCTGCAGCGATCCCGAGACAGACTCTCGTCCCGGTTCGGAATTCGCTTGATAAGGTCCAGTGCCGCGTCCATCGACACCACATTCAGACGTGTCCGCCTGGATGATGGAACCGTGCTCGCTTACGACCGCCTCATCCTTTCGCCCGGAATCGCCATGCGCTGGGATGCCCTTGAAGGCTATGATCAGGCCGCCGCGGAACTGGCGCCTCACGCCTGGAGGGCCGGCCCACAGACCCAACTGCTGCGCAGCCAAATCCAAGCCATGCCGGATGGCGGTGTGATACTAATCTGCGTGCCAGCCAATCCCTATCGCTGCCCGCCCGGCCCCTACGAGAGAGCCTCGTTGATCGCGCATTTTCTGAGTCGACGGAAA comes from the Methyloterricola oryzae genome and includes:
- a CDS encoding methane monooxygenase/ammonia monooxygenase subunit C produces the protein MAATAIGDVSVADKPLLDKKWLAFAFTIYTVFYMWVRWYEGVYGWSAGLDSFAPEFETYWMNFLYTEIVLEVTTASILWGYIWKTRDRNLAAITPREELRRNMTHLIWLFAYAWAIYWGASYFTEQDGT
- a CDS encoding c-type cytochrome encodes the protein MTRTILFLLCLCSQALAAPAPGARPAAAMLARACSGCHAAVDERAGPAVRSFSGMRRDQFLGAMRGFKSGERQSSIMNRIAKGYQDADFQALGTYYELP